The proteins below are encoded in one region of Molothrus aeneus isolate 106 chromosome 32, BPBGC_Maene_1.0, whole genome shotgun sequence:
- the LOC136568386 gene encoding inositol 1,4,5-trisphosphate receptor-interacting protein-like 1, which translates to MEVRAKLQEEEKIRLEREVEQLVLVKQGLLAWGDLLCSAWQHWQLWAPAGLLLLLLALWYMWRKGSLRREEQGEGHDGVDEEEVENVDAYEEDAGNEDEGDSDMEAEEDDSDDGHAEDVDNAAANEERDAANEVGNEAANAANVNDVGNQVEEYRDGADNFGRIIMERIQWPVWDLQEGRMWTRSLMEHFAIYFRRVLSNSFYPVLQGAIGVGSAFEGWSPREQDVVYQVLIPMTPPRGHSFHLELGTAGQRRLRNFRIRVQQECTCTSERQGENMLCFLHHPEEELRRHQDPSLLHSLCTGSYLDVEKTARWFYQLVRAIWPALRESHHWHLVLLPPRRSCQFKVTNGRESYRIEMLFGVRQGNSDVFVSSQPRQAHTSSTIWPESYAVAEMKFFRYIARRAPPDSLHLKCLQFFTRLQLGLGFSTYTIKTIVMHLLSILPVSQWRRRHFVRRLMDISESLRTCVEMRRLNHFIVGNQRLPEGIRLPPEVLMARSCNLFHDLVMDPFAHSQAMSQYVDLHHWFKRILKNEQ; encoded by the coding sequence ATGGAGGTGCGTGCCAAGctccaggaagaggagaagatTCGTCTGGAGCGGGAGGTGGAGCAGCTGGTCCTGGTGAAGCAGGGTCTCTTGGCCTGGGGagacctgctctgctctgcctggcagcactggcagctctgggctcctgctgggctcctgctccttctcttggCACTGTGGTATATGTGGAGGAAAGGCAGcctgaggagagaggagcaaggagaaGGACACGATGGTGTAGATGAAGAGGAAGTCGAAAATGTGGATGCATATGAAGAAGACGCTGGAAATGAAGATGAGGGAGACAGTGACATGGAGGCGGAGGAAGATGACAGTGATGATGGCCACGCAGAGGATGTCGACAATGCTGCTGCGAATGAAGAACGTGATGCTGCAAATGAAGTTGGCAATGAGGCTGCCAACGCAGCAAACGTCAATGATGTTGGAAATCAAGTGGAAGAATACCGTGATGGTGCCGATAACTTTGGGAGAATCATAATGGAGCGCATACAGTGGCCTGTGTGGGACCTGCAGGAAGGACGCATGTGGACAAGAAGCCTGATGGAGcattttgcaatttattttcgACGGGTCTTGTCCAACAGTTTCTATCCGGTGCTGCAAGGAGCCATTGGGGTGGGCAGTGCCTTCGAAGGTTGGAGTCCTCGTGAGCAGGATGTCGTGTACCAGGTGCTCATACCCATGACACCTCCCCGAGGGCACAGCTTCCACctagagctgggcactgcagggcagaggcGCTTGAGGAACTTCCGCATCCGCGTGCAGCAGGAGTGCACCTGCACGAGCGAGCGGCAGGGTGAGAACATGCTGTGCTTCCTGCACCAccctgaggaggagctgaggaggcaTCAGGATCCCAGCCTCCTTCATAGCCTGTGCACGGGCTCCTACCTGGACGTGGAGAAAACTGCCCGCTGGTTCTACCAGCTGGTGAGGGCAATCTGGCCGGCTTTGCGTGAGTCACACCATTGGCATTTAGTGCTGCTGCCCCCCAGACGCTCCTGCCAGTTCAAGGTGACCAATGGCAGAGAAAGCTACCGGATCGAGATGCTGTTTGGGGTGCGGCAAGGCAACTCAGACGTCTTTGTAAGCAGCCAGCCTAGGCAAGCCCACACCTCCAGCACAATCTGGCCGGAGAGCTACGCCGTGGCCGAGATGAAGTTCTTCAGGTACATCGCCAGGCGGGCTCCCCCTGACAGCTTGCACCTGAAATGCCTGCAGTTCTTCACTCGTCTTCAGCTGGGCTTAGGCTTCTCCACCTATACCATCAAGACCATTGTCATGCACCTCCTGAGCATCTTGCCCGTGTCACAGTGGCGCAGGAGACATTTTGTGAGGCGGCTGATGGATATCAGCGAGAGCCTGCGCACGTGTGTGGAAATGAGACGCCTCAATCACTTCATTGTGGGCAACCAGAGGCTTCCTGAGGGGATCCGCTTGCCCCCAGAGGTCCTAATGGCCAGGTCATGCAATCTCTTCCATGACCTGGTGATGGATCCGTTTGCCCACTCCCAGGCAATGAGCCAGTACGTGGATCTGCACCATTGGTTCAAACGGATCCTTAAAAATGAACAGTGA